A portion of the Trachemys scripta elegans isolate TJP31775 chromosome 9, CAS_Tse_1.0, whole genome shotgun sequence genome contains these proteins:
- the RAB9B gene encoding ras-related protein Rab-9B has product MTGKSLLLKVILLGDGGVGKSSLMNRYVTNKFDSQAFHTIGVEFLNRDLEVDGRFVTLQIWDTAGQERFKSLRTPFYRGADCCLLTFSVDDRQSFENLGNWQKEFVYYADVKDPGHFPFVVLGNKIDKLERQVTTEEAQAWCLENGNYPYLETSAKDDTNVAVAFEEAVRQVLAVEEQLEHCMLGHTIDLHSSSKSGSSCC; this is encoded by the coding sequence ATGACTGGAAAGTCCCTGCTCTTAAAGGTCATTCTCCTGGGGGACGGTGGAGTTGGGAAAAGTTCCCTCATGAACCGTTATGTCACCAACAAGTTTGACTCACAGGCTTTCCACACCATAGGGGTGGAGTTCTTAAACCGCGATTTGGAAGTGGATGGACGTTTTGTGACCCTCCAGATTTGGGACACAGCAGGACAGGAGCGTTTCAAGAGCCTGCGAACCCCCTTTTACAGAGGAGCAGACTGCTGCCTGCTGACCTTTAGTGTAGATGACCGCCAGAGCTTCGAGAACCTGGGCAACTGGCAGAAGGAGTTTGTCTATTATGCAGATGTGAAGGACCCTGGCCACTTTCCATTTGTGGTCCTGGGCAACAAGATAGACAAACTTGAGAGGCAGGTGACCACAGAAGAGGCCCAAGCATGGTGTTTAGAAAATGGGAATTACCCTTACCTGGAAACCAGTGCCAAGGATGACACCAATGTGGCAGTGGCCTTTGAGGAAGCTGTGCGGCAGGTGCTGGCTGTGGAGGAGCAGCTGGAGCATTGCATGTTGGGGCACACCATTGACCTGCACAGCAGTTCCAAATCAGGATCTTCATGTTGTTAG